The following nucleotide sequence is from Primulina tabacum isolate GXHZ01 chromosome 2, ASM2559414v2, whole genome shotgun sequence.
AGACGTTCATTCAGTCGATGCCTGAGAACTTCACGTGAAAGATGAGATTCTGAAAAATCACGTGAATTccaataattcaaataagaaTCGAAGCTATACAGTCTTCACATTTCTTCTCCTATATAATTGATGAAAAATTCGAGGAACGATGTATCAACTTTCTCTtaaattttctctcaattttcattgACAAAATGTCAAACATCGACGTACTCTTATATTTTGGTGGTCAGGTAATTAGCGATAATTGATCGATTGAATATAGCATTCCATTTGTTAGACCGATACGAGTATTACGATCTATTAATTTGATGGAGTTAGTTGAAGTTGTGCATAAAATGTTAGCAATCGATCCAGCGAATTTTTCTCTGAAGATGTCAACAAAGTATTCATTCATGGAGAGAGCATCTTGGCATGAAATTGAAGTCAATCTCGTTGATGACGATGATTTACAGTTCATAATGCAATGTGACAACATGCATGTTTTGCATCTGTACGTGGAAGCAAATTCAATTGAGCATAATGTTGGATTTGATGATCTTGAATCTTACGTTCCACATGCATTCGATTCAGGTTTTTATAACCAACCCGGTACGTCTACATATGGTGGTTTCCAGGAGCAAGAATCTTATGTTCCACAGGTTACTGAAGGACTCGATAATATGAGTTTCGATGATTGTTCATGTGGTAAATGGACGATTGTTCGTGTGGTAAatggacgatttttggtaaATGGACGATTGTTCGTGGCCAACATATGCAGGTGGTCAAGTTATCAACGAGTGATTGTTCGTGTGGTAAATGGACGATTTTTGGCATACCATGTTCTCATGCTATTTGTACCGCAAAGTGGCACTCGTTGGATCCCACGACACTTGTGCAGCTATGGTATAATATATCTGAGTACTTAGCGACTTACGAAGGCAGATTTCAACCTCTTGCAGATGAGCGCTACTGGGAACCTCCAACTTTCGAATTGCACCACAACCCTGTTAGACGTGAAAGAAGAAGAGTTGGTAGAGATAGAACAACTCGATTGAGAAATGAGATGGACACAACTGTTTCTAGACAGAGACAACATTGATgtattattttgttaaattgtAATAACATTTGATCTGTTAAATGAAAATTAATTCTTTACCTCGTGTTTactttgttattttttatttcatgtgcaaaataaacaaaatggtttaaaattttttaaaaaaattcgttTAGTTTTTTTCACCCATTTTGCTAGCGAAATGctcccgctcgggcgcgagggATGCTCAATCAAGTTATCGCTCGAGCTCGAGGTGCTCGGGAAAATTTTCCAGAGCGCCTTGCGCTCGAGCGGTTTTTTGTTACCGCTCGAGCGGGAGGAGTGCGCTTGGAAATTTTCCAGCGCACccctcgcgctcgagcggtaacaaAGTACCGCTCGAGCACGAGATCCCCcatatttttttctttcccTCTCCCTTTCCCTTTTCCTTTATATTTCCTCTTCTCCACTCATTTCCTTATCTCCTTATCTCAAATCTACTATTCTCCAAATCTCTCTCATTTATCTTTCCCCTTCCCCTTCTCCTTATCTCATTCACaaaacaaattctcaaattctcaTCTCATTCTCAAACCATCTCATCTCATTCTCAAACCATGGCTCCCAAGAAGGTGAAAGGTAATCCcggctcttcttcttcttcgtttGATAGAACTAGATTTGTTAGTGATGCGGTGCAGGCGCGGTATGAACATGCCAAAATTAATAGAAACCCGATTACCGAGCGGGGATTTCATAGACAAAGAAAGGATCGATACGTTGGGCCTCTTCTGGAGTTGAAGAGGCGTAGATGGGAAAAATTTGGAACTCAACCGAGAGCGGCGGTGGTATCGGTGGTGCGAGAGTTTTATGCAAATGCGGGTGAGAGGACGGATGCCAAGGCCTTTGTTCGAGGTAAACTTGTGTCATTTGATTCGGGTATAATCAATGTTTTTTTAGAAACGCCCGAGGTCGATGATTTCGCCTTCCAGgctttggttgctaaccctgaTTATACGGTGATAATCAACACCCTGTGTCATCCAGGGGCGATATGGAAACCAGTAGGGGGGTCACCAAGTTGTTTTGATGAAAAATATCTAACGGCCGATAATGCTCTTTGGTATTTGTTTTTGGCGAGGAGAATGATTCCGGTCTCACACAAAAGTGAAGTACAAAAAGAGCGGGCCGTGGTGCTATATGCTTTGTCTCAGGGTTACCCAAACAATGTGGGAAAACTTATcaattctcaaattttgatgAGCGTTCATAACAGACACATCGGGCTTTTCTTTCCCTGTatcatatcagagttgtgtgCGATGGCAGGGGTTGTGTTCCGTGATGATGAAGAGTGGCTGCAACCAATGAAGCCCATTTGTGGACAGGACTTGCAGCGAAAATACGCTAAACGACAGTTAGATTTCAGGACGGATGAGGGAGATACAGGTGGATCGAGTACCGCCGCCCCGCGTCGAACACAAACCCACAGACGGTCCCTAAACGACAAAGTAGATGAGATGCTTGTCTTCATGGCTCATCAGGAACAAGTTAACTTGAACCACAATGAACATCTCGTATATATCGAGTCCATGATGCAGACAACGATGGTCGAGAGGGGTGTTGACCCAGTGACCATCCATCCACCTCCTCCGTTCATTCCTCCGTTCAATTTTCAATATGACTATCAGCCGCAAGGGAATGCAACAGGAGTGCCACCACCAGATAATGACGAGGATGAATAGTGATCAACGATTCATGATGCTAGCTGAATGAGGTATGTGATATTATGTTCTTCTTTGTTTATTACTATATTTTTGGttctttaattataatttacttATCGCAGATGAGCAGGATAAAAAGAAGAACAACAAATTTGAGGAGATGGACGTCAATTATGTTGTTTCATATTAACTTTCGATTGTGCATTTTCTTCTGTTGAGatgtgtaaaattttaaaaaaatttggaacgtttatgtttatatttttgatttcaTCTTTGTTTATTTGTGTTATTTTATTCATCTTATCTTTCGTTTATTAACACTATACTGTAGCGATAATAAAATTTAGACGACGCAACAATGCAAACTGTACAACAATAGAAATGTTATAGTTACAGTTAATTAGCAGAATCATCGTCATAATTAAAATGATACAAATGGCTTCCTGTTCCACAATCAGGTGGATTGCGTCTTCTCGTCCCTCTCCGCAATCCTACATTTTCAGGAATTTCCTCATTTGAGTAACCTGGATAAGTGACAGGGGAAATAACATTCCTCTGTGGTCGAGTGTCATGCACAATATGCTGAGGTCCAACGTTAAGCAAATTCGTGAAATTTGTGTGTTGGACCAATAAGGAGTCTGAAAATCAGTTTGACCAAACGGACGAAAATCACCGAACCTTGGATCACTGAAAAAATCAGGTTGAGTATTAGAGGTTCCTGCAATATTCAATTCAGCTGACGCAATAATCGTAGAGTCTCCTGCAAACCCACTTGGTTGCCTAACCATGTCACTTCCCCATCCTAATGATGACTGATGCGAAAACGCAGAAGGCGTACTAAAATTTTGTTGAACATTCATTTCTCCAACAAAAGTATTGTACGGACGTGGTTGAAAACCAACGACATTAACTGCAGGTGATATGGTGCGCACAGTTATTCGATTGCACCATTGAAAGTAGTCTTCGTCAGTTTGCATCGATCGCCCGTGTTGCATCCCTTTACAAACATATCTGAGCCGATTATTCCACAACTCCATTGAATTTCTATGATACTCTTTCCAATCGGGGTTTCGATGTCCAATTCTCTTGATATTATGCATATCGTCATTGTCGACGGCAGACCCTGGAATTGATTGACGTCTTCGAAATTGTCGCATTACACGATTAGGACGATGCATCTCCACGATGTCAAAGCATATAAGGGGACAAACACATCACCATATTTTGTTGTCGTATGAATCAATAATCGTCTTCACATCTATGTCATTTTTCTGGTATACGCTCCAATTAAACTGTAacaaaaaagtaaattataattcaatattcatttaataaatcaaaacaaaatagTCTTCGTGTCATCAATATTACGTATTAAGATTTTATAATACCTCATTATTATTCATACGATCTAGAAAATCCCTTATAATTCTTACAGAATGTGTTGGCGAATGTGTTTAACTAAATCCATATTTCCACctacaattataaaaaaaaataaattacatgTCAACAAAATAGAcaagatatatatgatattaccaccataaattttaaacattacCGTGCACCATATGAAGAAACTGGAATGAAAGCATCCGGATCAACGGGAGGTACAACTAATGTTAACCCATTTCGATCGGGGTTAACACATTTAATCCTGCTCCATGCCCATACCtacttataataataaaaaaaattaacaaatttaACCAAAATATTATGTTAAATATTCACATCACATTAATGATACCTGAAGGACATATAAAGGTCCAGCCATTGTAGTCTTCTCTATACGTGACGCGTTACACAACTCACGGTATAGAAATGCTAAAACTGCACTACCCCAACTATAAGACTTCACGTTATCAACATCTCGTAGCAGTTGCAAAAATATAAGTCTAGTTGACCTTCCTTGGTAGTCAGGGAACATTATTCCTCCAATAATCATTAACGCAACACAACGAGTAAATTTCACAACATCTACTTCTGAAGTTTCATCATTAACAAGGTTAGATATACAATGATCGTGTAGTGCAGTCATAGACAGATGAccacctttcaaatattttgaagcTGGCAAAaatcccaacatatccaaacatATGTGTTGTCATTCCTCAACTTTATGTGACACATCTACTCCAGTTACTGCTTCACAATCAATTGTTAGACCCCAAATTATTGAAACATCTTGTAATTTCACTATTGTTTCACCACATGTAAAATGAAACGTGTGTGTCTCGCGTCGCCAACGTTCAACAAGCGCAGTAATCAAATGATTATCAAGAACTTGAGAGCCacattctaaaactccataaaaactcatatgatttaaatatgcgAGTACACGTCTGTGTAAATAATTATCAGTATACAACTTCCAAATCAAATGGTCTGACCTCTTCACTTTGACAATATCATCAACTGTTAACGAAGACACGCTTGATGACATATGTGTCGCTTGTAAATAGAGGACACTGGGATCTTCTGGATTTCGATTATCTGTCATTTTGAACTATACTCTAGATCTTCTCAACTTCGTCAAAAAAATTTTCGGTGAGGAATTGAGAAACCGATGAATGCGAGAATGAGAGAGTAAAGATAAGAGGAGGACAAAGAAGAGGAGGGGAGGAACGAACAAGGAATCGGGTAAGATAAGGATTGGACGAATGGAGTAGGGACGGGTGGCACGTGGAGGACCGTCCGCGCTTACCAAGCGTGGACGGTGCTCCACGTAGGCACCGTCCGCGCTTACCAAGCGCGGATTGCATTagttttgaaaccattttttttttcaaattagttttgaaataaaattttaaatttaaattattttttttaaaaaaaacccttaTCTTTCCCGTCTTCAAAATTTCTCAATTTCTAAAATTATTTGCttactatttttttcttcttcacttcttcaatcaaaatttttctgtcaatttatttaaatttttcctATATCCGAaatttcttcttccaaatgACTGCTATCGatgttattttatattttggttGTCACGTTATTGTTGGAAATGGATCGGTCGAATATAATATTCCTTATATTAGACCACTACAAGTATTACGATCTATTACTTTGTTGGAGTTTGTTCAAGTTGCGCATAAAATGTTAGCAATCGATCCAATGAAGTGTACTATGAAGTTGTCAACAAAATGCTTATTTATGGAGAGATTGTCTTGGTATGAAATTCAAGTGAATATTGTTGATAATGACGTTTTAGAGTTTATAATGCAATATCCCAATATGCATATGTTGCATTTATACGTGGAAACAAATCCAATTGATCATGTTGGTTTTGCTGAACATAAATCATACGTTCCACACATGTTCGATTTATGGTTCAATAACCAACCAGATACTTCTACATCTAGAGGTTTTCATGAGCCAGAAGCATATGTTGCACACCTCATGAAAAGAATTGAGCAATATATATTGTGAGCATGGAAGTGGATCGTAAGATCAATATATGACCAGTGGATTTGAACCAAATCAAAAAAGACATAATTTTGTAGCAAATAATGTTGGCTTAGATATGGGAGCTCATTGGCCGGATATGGCCActgataaggccaaatcttgaaaagattttagggatttgatttaataatatttgcccttatctaatattttttatccctaattatgtgcttaattgaataataattgtagatttgaataaaagaggaaaatgattaaatttggaataaaagatgaatttacaagacttcaaagaaaaaatatcaaaaaaaaggaaataaaatattttttattccttgatgatattgaaatcttgaaaaatctatGTAAATATTGATAAAAATCTTATCTACACTTCTTTTTATTTGAGATGGgcctttaaaaatatttggagaAAGAGGCCCATGGAGGAGGATAAAAGAAGCGTACAAGGGGCCGCGCCGTAACGTACAGAGTGAAAGAAGGAGAGCAGAAGCACTGAAGACGGAAGGAAGGAGAGGAAGATCAGAACAAAAAGCTACTGTGAAGTAGCACCAGCGCGGAAGAAGAGCAGAAGCATGATGAATTCCTCACAGATGCTACAAATTACAGAGAATCTCTTTCATTCCTTCTTAACTATATTTTCTTCATTGAATTTAAACACtgcttttgaattttattttaagtttatggagtagatttttatagactaaggccatgatagggccgagacatattattttttgatgttttgagtttaattcaattagaatatttattttattcattgattgatgtcgtttatcacgtgttcttttaatctggccaattaaattgaatatgtgttggttaatctaaaatcggaaggcgatagattaatatttgcttcacacatcaatcaacacatggttaaattaactagaaatagtatttgatttcagtgtgcgactttagattgaaaaactggaatttcacagcgatctaatgcggttgaatctaattaaattcagttaggaataattggactgttagatttaattaggtttattaattcgaggaatcgtttaataaataattttgggaattccgtcgtgaattaaataattaatttaatgaatatgaatttgacacgtagattataaGTTGTCTCGATACCGTTGTGCGCCTtagtcgtttttaaataatttgaattttcttctagtttaataatttggattttttttgctttagttaatttatttaaattgtttaatttagttttgattAATCTATCTCTCCCATGATTTGAActttatttagcctaaattaggaaaaataattcatattctagtaattaaacatcgatctctgtgggtacgatacctggactcatcttcaaatactataacttgacctagtccgcttgctagatttattcccaaccgaaatcgtcggtcagcCACTAATGATGATGTTTCTAGGAGTGATACTGAATTGGAGATGTCACATAGCgattcagaagaaaaagaaaaagaagtgAATGTGAACATAAATGTGAATAAGCATGCAAATCCTGATGAGGGGACATCATCTCAGCAACCACCTCGTGAAATATTGCAGAGGTAAGTCGTACAATTTCTTTCCAGCACTTCTGAAATGTcatcatttttcaataaatttttcAGGAAAGAGCCTTTTGATTCTGTTGGTGTTCCTTCTGGAATGCGAACAAACTACTATAATTTGGAGAGAGGAGAATTATGTGTAAATATGCTTTTTAAGGATAAGAAAGATCTGATTGCATCTGTGAAGGATTATTCTGTTATAGTTGCAAGGCGTGAGTATCGTGTTGTGGATAGCACACACATTTTGTGGAAATTAAGGTGCAAAAGTGATTCCTCTACGGTCATATGTCAATGGGGTTTCGAGCTTCTTTCAAGTCGAAAACAGGTTAttagaaaataacaaaatatgacgAGTATCACACATGTATATCTACTAATGTCGGTATAGATCATCACAACTTGAACAGCGATATGGTGGCACAAACACTATTGAGAGTTGTACGATGTGATCATTTGTAAGAGATTAATTATATCATGGAAAATGTGAAAGATAAATATAGATATCAAATCTCGTATACGAAATCATGGTGAAGTTTGAAACGCGCAATGAAAATTGCTTATGGTACATGGGAGAGCTCGGTGCTACTACTTCTAAAATATATGTGTGCCATGTCCAAATATAATCAGGGAACAATTGTGGAATGGAAGCATCTCAGATCAAACACTGAAGTGATGAAGACATTGAACTATGTTTTTGGGCATTCAAGCCGGTCATAGATGTGTTTCAGTATTGTCAAAAAAATATTAGTGTTGAAGGTACACATTTATACAAAAAATACAAGCATAAGATGTTGATCGACGTCACTCTGGATGAGAACAATCAGGTTCTACCGTTAGCATTCGCCATTATGGATGAAGAAACATCCGATTCATGGAAATGGTTCTTAGATAATCTTGGTCGACATATTGTTTGTGGTGCAAATGGTGTGCTTAATTTATGACAGATATAAGGGAATTGTGCGAGCATCTGGGGAGCTACCTTATTTTCAACCTCCTCATGGTCTGCATTGTTTTTGTTTGAGAAATGTCTGCTCAAATTTTAAttctaaatttaaatatgtgcatttgaaatattgatgttgggaGGTAGACACACAACATCAAATTTTTAAGTTTGAAGCAACAATGGAAGCAATCAAGAACAAGAACATTTTGGCGGATAGGTATTTGACTGGAATTTCACCAGAGAAATAGAGTATGGCCCAGACGACGGTTGGCGTCGTGGGGTGATGATAACAAATATGTCGGAGTGTTTTAACAGCGTGTTAAAAGGAGCTCGTAGACTTCCTATATCTGCAATAGTACAC
It contains:
- the LOC142537441 gene encoding serine/threonine-protein phosphatase 7 long form homolog — its product is MLGFLPASKYLKGGHLSMTALHDHCISNLVNDETSEVDVVKFTRCVALMIIGGIMFPDYQGRSTRLIFLQLLRDVDNVKSYSWGSAVLAFLYRELCNASRIEKTTMAGPLYVLQVWAWSRIKCVNPDRNGLTLVVPPVDPDAFIPVSSYGARWKYGFS